A portion of the Pseudomonas sp. PSE14 genome contains these proteins:
- a CDS encoding F0F1 ATP synthase subunit epsilon, which translates to MAITVHCDIVSAEAEIFSGLVELVVAHGSLGDLGIAPGHAPLITELKPGPIRLVKQGGEQEVYYISGGFLEVQPNMVKVLADTVIRAGDLDEAAAQTALKEAEKALHSKGAEFDYSSAAARLAEAAAQLRTVQQVRKKFGG; encoded by the coding sequence ATGGCTATTACAGTCCACTGCGACATCGTCAGCGCCGAAGCGGAGATCTTCTCCGGTCTGGTCGAGCTGGTCGTTGCGCACGGCTCCCTGGGTGATCTGGGTATCGCTCCGGGCCACGCGCCGCTGATCACCGAGCTCAAGCCGGGTCCGATCCGCCTGGTGAAGCAGGGTGGCGAGCAGGAGGTGTACTACATCTCCGGCGGCTTCCTCGAAGTACAGCCGAACATGGTCAAGGTTCTCGCCGACACCGTGATTCGCGCAGGCGACCTCGACGAAGCGGCTGCCCAGACCGCACTGAAGGAAGCTGAGAAGGCTCTGCACAGCAAAGGTGCCGAGTTCGACTACAGCTCCGCCGCAGCCCGCCTGGCCGAAGCCGCAGCGCAACTGCGCACGGTCCAGCAGGTTCGCAAGAAGTTCGGCGGCTGA
- the atpD gene encoding F0F1 ATP synthase subunit beta produces the protein MSSGRIVQIIGAVIDVEFPRDAVPSIYEALKVQGVETTLEVQQQLGDGVVRSIAMGSTEGLKRGLNVESTGAAISVPVGKATLGRIMDVLGNPIDEAGPIGEEERWGIHREAPSYADQAGGNELLETGIKVIDLVCPFAKGGKVGLFGGAGVGKTVNMMELIRNIAIEHSGYSVFAGVGERTREGNDFYHEMKDSNVLDKVALVYGQMNEPPGNRLRVALTGLTMAEKFRDEGRDVLLFIDNIYRYTLAGTEVSALLGRMPSAVGYQPTLAEEMGVLQERITSTKQGSITSIQAVYVPADDLTDPSPATTFAHLDATVVLSRDIASLGIYPAVDPLDSTSRQLDPLVIGQDHYDTARGVQYILQRYKELKDIIAILGMDELSESDKLLVARARKIQRFLSQPFFVAEVFTGSPGKYVSLKDTIAGFKGILNGDYDHLPEQAFYMVGGIEEAIEKAKKL, from the coding sequence ATGAGTAGCGGACGTATCGTTCAAATCATCGGCGCCGTGATCGACGTGGAATTCCCGCGCGATGCCGTGCCGAGCATCTACGAGGCCCTGAAGGTTCAGGGCGTCGAAACCACCCTCGAAGTTCAGCAGCAGCTGGGCGACGGCGTGGTTCGTTCCATTGCAATGGGTTCCACCGAAGGCCTCAAGCGTGGCCTGAACGTGGAAAGCACCGGCGCAGCCATCTCCGTACCGGTCGGTAAAGCGACCCTGGGCCGGATCATGGACGTACTGGGCAACCCGATCGACGAAGCCGGTCCCATCGGCGAAGAAGAGCGTTGGGGTATCCACCGCGAAGCTCCCTCCTATGCCGATCAGGCTGGCGGCAACGAGCTGCTGGAAACCGGCATCAAGGTAATCGACCTGGTCTGCCCGTTCGCCAAGGGTGGTAAGGTCGGTCTGTTCGGTGGCGCCGGTGTAGGCAAGACCGTAAACATGATGGAGCTGATCCGTAACATCGCCATCGAGCACAGCGGTTATTCCGTGTTCGCTGGTGTGGGCGAGCGTACCCGTGAGGGCAACGACTTCTACCACGAGATGAAGGACTCCAACGTTCTGGACAAAGTGGCCCTGGTATACGGCCAGATGAACGAGCCGCCGGGTAACCGTCTGCGCGTTGCACTGACCGGCCTGACCATGGCCGAGAAGTTCCGTGACGAAGGTCGTGACGTACTGCTGTTCATCGACAACATCTACCGTTACACCCTCGCCGGTACCGAAGTGTCCGCACTGCTGGGCCGTATGCCGTCCGCAGTAGGTTATCAGCCGACCCTGGCCGAAGAGATGGGCGTTCTGCAGGAGCGCATCACCTCCACCAAGCAAGGCTCGATCACCTCGATCCAGGCCGTATACGTTCCCGCGGACGACCTGACCGACCCGAGCCCGGCGACCACCTTCGCCCACCTTGACGCTACCGTGGTACTGTCCCGTGACATCGCCTCGCTGGGTATCTACCCGGCCGTGGACCCGCTGGACTCCACCTCCCGTCAGCTGGACCCGCTGGTCATCGGCCAGGATCACTACGACACCGCTCGTGGCGTGCAGTACATCCTGCAGCGCTACAAGGAGCTGAAGGACATCATCGCGATCCTCGGCATGGACGAACTGTCCGAGTCCGACAAGCTGCTGGTGGCTCGTGCTCGTAAGATCCAGCGCTTCCTGTCCCAGCCGTTCTTCGTGGCAGAAGTCTTCACCGGTTCCCCGGGCAAGTACGTCTCCCTGAAGGACACCATCGCTGGCTTCAAAGGCATCCTCAACGGTGACTACGACCACCTGCCCGAGCAGGCGTTCTACATGGTCGGCGGCATCGAAGAAGCCATCGAGAAAGCGAAGAAGCTGTAA
- the atpG gene encoding F0F1 ATP synthase subunit gamma: MAGAKEIRSKIASIKSTQKITNAMEKVAVSKMRKAQLRMAAGRPYAERIRQVIGHLANANPEYRHPFMVEREVKRVGYIVVSSDRGLAGGLNINLFKALVKDMAAQRDRGAEIDLCVIGAKGASFFKNYGGNVVAAISHLGEEPSINDLIGSVKVMLDAYLEGRIDRLYVVSNKFVNTMTQKPTVEQMIPLVAEDNADLKHHWDYLYEPDAKALLDGLLVRYVESQVYQAVVENNACEQAARMIAMKNATDNAGDLISELQLVYNKARQAAITQEISEIVGGAAAV, translated from the coding sequence ATGGCAGGCGCAAAAGAGATTCGCAGCAAGATTGCGAGCATCAAAAGCACGCAAAAAATCACCAATGCCATGGAAAAGGTGGCGGTGAGCAAAATGCGCAAGGCACAACTGCGCATGGCGGCCGGCCGTCCCTACGCGGAGCGCATTCGCCAGGTGATCGGCCATCTGGCCAACGCCAACCCCGAGTACCGTCATCCGTTCATGGTCGAGCGTGAAGTCAAGCGCGTCGGCTACATCGTGGTGAGCTCCGACCGTGGTCTGGCCGGCGGCCTGAACATCAACCTGTTCAAGGCGCTCGTCAAGGACATGGCAGCCCAGCGCGATCGTGGCGCGGAGATCGACCTCTGCGTGATCGGTGCCAAGGGTGCATCCTTCTTCAAGAACTATGGCGGCAACGTGGTTGCAGCCATCAGTCACCTGGGCGAAGAGCCGTCGATCAACGATCTGATCGGCAGCGTCAAGGTCATGCTGGATGCCTACCTGGAAGGGCGTATCGATCGCCTGTACGTGGTTTCCAACAAGTTCGTCAACACCATGACCCAGAAGCCGACCGTGGAGCAGATGATTCCGCTGGTGGCCGAGGACAATGCAGACCTGAAACACCACTGGGACTACCTCTACGAGCCCGACGCCAAGGCCCTCCTCGATGGCCTGCTGGTGCGCTACGTGGAATCCCAGGTGTATCAGGCGGTGGTTGAGAACAACGCCTGTGAGCAGGCGGCCCGGATGATTGCAATGAAGAACGCTACCGACAACGCCGGTGATCTGATCAGCGAACTCCAGCTGGTCTACAACAAGGCGCGTCAGGCGGCGATCACCCAGGAAATCTCGGAAATCGTCGGCGGCGCTGCCGCGGTGTAA
- the atpA gene encoding F0F1 ATP synthase subunit alpha, whose amino-acid sequence MQQLNPSEISEIIKGRIEKLDVASQARNEGTIVSVSDGIVRIFGLADVMYGEMIEFPGGVYGMALNLEQDSVGAVVLGEYQDLKEGMNAKCTGRILEVPVGPELLGRVVDALGNPIDGKGPIDAKLTDAVEKVAPGVIWRKSVDQPVQTGYKSVDAMIPVGRGQRELIIGDRQIGKTALAVDAIINQKDSGIRCVYVAIGQKQSTIANVVRKLEENGALANTIVVVASASESAALQYLAPYSGCTMGEYFRDRGEDALIVYDDLSKQAVAYRQISLLLRRPPGREAYPGDVFYLHSRLLERASRVSEEYVEKFTNGEVKGKTGSLTALPIIETQAGDVSAFVPTNVISITDGQIFLETSMFNSGIRPAVNAGISVSRVGGAAQTKIIKKLSGGIRTALAQYRELAAFAQFASDLDDATRKQLEHGQRVTELMKQKQYAPMSIAEMSLSLYAAERGFLQDVEIAKVGAFEQALIAYFQREHAALLAKINEKGDFNDEIDAGIKAGIEKFKATQTW is encoded by the coding sequence ATGCAGCAACTCAATCCTTCCGAAATTAGTGAAATCATCAAGGGGCGCATCGAGAAACTCGACGTCGCCTCGCAAGCGCGCAACGAAGGCACCATCGTCAGTGTTTCCGATGGCATCGTGCGCATCTTCGGTCTGGCCGACGTCATGTACGGCGAAATGATCGAATTCCCGGGCGGCGTCTACGGTATGGCGCTGAACCTGGAGCAAGACTCCGTTGGTGCTGTGGTACTGGGTGAATACCAGGACCTCAAAGAAGGCATGAATGCCAAGTGCACCGGCCGCATCCTGGAAGTACCGGTTGGTCCGGAACTGCTGGGTCGCGTTGTCGACGCACTGGGCAACCCGATCGATGGCAAAGGCCCGATCGATGCCAAGCTGACCGACGCCGTCGAGAAAGTGGCACCGGGCGTGATCTGGCGTAAGTCGGTAGACCAGCCGGTTCAGACCGGTTACAAGTCGGTCGACGCCATGATCCCGGTAGGCCGTGGCCAGCGCGAGCTGATCATCGGTGACCGTCAGATCGGTAAGACCGCCCTGGCCGTCGACGCCATCATCAACCAGAAAGACAGCGGCATCCGCTGCGTATACGTTGCCATCGGTCAGAAGCAATCGACCATCGCCAACGTCGTTCGCAAGCTGGAAGAAAACGGTGCCCTGGCCAACACCATCGTGGTCGTTGCCAGCGCCTCCGAATCCGCTGCTCTGCAGTACCTGGCGCCGTACTCCGGCTGCACCATGGGCGAATACTTCCGCGACCGCGGTGAAGACGCCCTGATCGTGTACGATGACCTGTCCAAGCAGGCCGTTGCCTACCGCCAGATCTCCCTGCTGCTGCGCCGTCCGCCGGGCCGTGAAGCCTACCCGGGCGACGTGTTCTATCTCCACAGCCGTCTGCTGGAGCGCGCTTCCCGCGTTTCCGAAGAGTACGTCGAGAAGTTCACCAACGGCGAAGTGAAAGGCAAGACCGGTTCCCTGACCGCCCTGCCGATCATCGAAACCCAGGCTGGTGACGTTTCCGCGTTCGTTCCGACCAACGTGATCTCCATCACCGACGGTCAGATCTTCCTGGAAACCTCCATGTTCAACTCGGGTATCCGTCCGGCCGTCAACGCCGGTATCTCGGTATCCCGTGTGGGTGGCGCGGCTCAGACCAAGATCATCAAGAAGCTGTCCGGCGGTATCCGTACCGCGCTGGCCCAGTACCGTGAACTGGCGGCCTTCGCCCAGTTCGCTTCGGACCTGGACGACGCGACCCGCAAGCAGCTTGAGCATGGTCAGCGCGTTACCGAGCTGATGAAGCAGAAGCAGTACGCGCCGATGTCCATCGCCGAGATGTCGCTGTCCCTGTACGCCGCCGAACGTGGCTTCCTGCAGGACGTCGAGATCGCCAAAGTAGGCGCCTTCGAACAGGCGTTGATCGCTTACTTCCAGCGCGAGCACGCCGCTCTGCTGGCGAAGATCAACGAGAAGGGTGACTTCAACGACGAAATCGACGCAGGCATTAAAGCCGGCATCGAGAAGTTCAAGGCCACCCAAACCTGGTAA
- a CDS encoding F0F1 ATP synthase subunit delta: protein MAELTTLARPYAKAAFEYAQAHQQLADWSAALGVLAAVSQDDTVRQLLKEPQLTAAAKADALIDVCGDKLNAPAQNFVRTVAENKRLDLLPTIFEMFEQLKAEQEKLVEVEVTSAFALDQEQQDKLAKALSARLSREVRLHASEDASLIGGVVIRAGDLVIDGSVRGKLAKLAEALKS from the coding sequence ATGGCAGAACTGACCACATTGGCTCGTCCTTACGCGAAGGCGGCTTTCGAGTACGCCCAGGCTCATCAGCAATTGGCCGATTGGTCTGCTGCTCTGGGTGTGCTGGCTGCAGTGTCGCAGGACGACACCGTGCGCCAGCTGCTCAAAGAGCCTCAGCTGACCGCCGCAGCCAAGGCTGACGCGCTGATCGACGTGTGTGGCGACAAGCTCAATGCTCCGGCCCAGAACTTCGTCCGGACTGTGGCTGAAAACAAGCGGCTCGACCTGCTGCCGACCATCTTCGAGATGTTCGAGCAACTCAAGGCCGAGCAGGAAAAGCTGGTCGAGGTCGAGGTCACCAGTGCCTTCGCCCTGGACCAGGAACAGCAGGACAAACTCGCCAAGGCTCTCAGCGCCCGGCTCAGTCGCGAAGTGCGACTTCATGCGTCGGAAGACGCGAGCCTGATCGGCGGCGTGGTGATCCGCGCCGGTGACTTGGTAATCGATGGCTCGGTGCGCGGCAAGCTCGCGAAACTGGCCGAAGCGTTGAAATCTTGA
- a CDS encoding F0F1 ATP synthase subunit B: MNINATLIGQAIAFAIFVIFCMKFVWPPVIAALHERQKKIADGLDAANRAARDLELAHEKAGQQLREAKAQAAEIIEQAKKSANQIVDEARDQARAEGDRMIAQAKAQIEQELNSVKDALRAQVGALAVSGAEKILGASIDANAQKQLVDQLAAEI; this comes from the coding sequence GTGAACATTAATGCAACTCTGATCGGCCAGGCCATCGCGTTCGCCATCTTCGTCATCTTCTGCATGAAGTTCGTATGGCCGCCGGTCATCGCGGCTCTGCACGAGCGTCAGAAGAAGATCGCCGACGGCCTGGACGCTGCCAACCGCGCGGCTCGTGACCTGGAACTGGCCCACGAGAAAGCGGGTCAGCAACTGCGCGAAGCCAAGGCTCAGGCAGCCGAAATCATCGAGCAGGCGAAGAAGAGCGCTAACCAGATCGTTGACGAAGCCCGTGATCAGGCCCGTGCCGAAGGTGATCGCATGATTGCCCAGGCCAAGGCCCAGATCGAGCAGGAACTCAACAGCGTCAAGGACGCCCTGCGTGCCCAAGTGGGTGCCCTGGCCGTCTCCGGCGCCGAGAAGATCCTGGGTGCTTCGATCGATGCCAACGCGCAAAAGCAGCTGGTTGATCAACTGGCCGCCGAGATCTAA
- the atpE gene encoding F0F1 ATP synthase subunit C — METVVGLTAIAVALLIGLGALGTAIGFGLLGGKFLEGAARQPEMVPMLQVKMFIVAGLLDAVTMIGVGIALFFTFANPFIAQVAQ; from the coding sequence ATGGAAACTGTAGTTGGACTCACTGCTATCGCCGTTGCTCTGCTGATCGGTCTGGGCGCTCTGGGTACCGCCATCGGCTTCGGCCTGCTGGGCGGCAAGTTCCTGGAAGGCGCTGCTCGCCAGCCGGAAATGGTTCCGATGCTGCAGGTGAAAATGTTCATCGTCGCCGGTCTGCTCGACGCCGTGACCATGATCGGTGTTGGTATCGCTCTGTTCTTCACCTTCGCTAACCCGTTCATCGCTCAGGTTGCCCAGTAA
- the atpB gene encoding F0F1 ATP synthase subunit A produces MAAESASGYIQHHLQNLTFGRLQDGSWGFAHTAEQAKEMGFWAFHVDTLGWSVFLGLVFIFLFRMAAKKATSGQPGGLQNFVEVLVEFVDGSVKDTFHGRNPLIAPLALTVFVWIFLMNLIDLVPVDFLPLAAQAVTGNEHLFFRAVSTTDPNATFGMSIAVFALIIFYSIKVKGIGGFLGELTLHPFHSSNIVVQIILIPVNFLLEFVTLIAKPVSLALRLFGNMYAGELIFILIAVMFGTGILWLGGMGVVLNWAWAVFHILIITLQAFIFMMLTIVYLSMAHEDSH; encoded by the coding sequence ATGGCAGCAGAAAGCGCTTCGGGTTACATCCAGCACCACTTGCAGAACCTGACCTTCGGTCGTCTGCAGGACGGTTCCTGGGGGTTCGCCCACACCGCCGAACAAGCCAAGGAAATGGGCTTCTGGGCATTCCACGTTGATACCCTGGGTTGGTCCGTATTCCTCGGCCTGGTATTCATCTTCCTTTTCCGCATGGCGGCCAAGAAGGCTACCAGCGGTCAACCTGGCGGCCTGCAGAACTTCGTCGAAGTTCTGGTCGAGTTCGTCGACGGCAGCGTGAAGGACACCTTCCACGGCCGTAACCCGCTGATCGCACCCCTGGCGCTCACCGTGTTCGTCTGGATCTTCCTGATGAACCTGATCGACCTGGTGCCCGTGGACTTCCTGCCGCTGGCGGCTCAGGCGGTCACCGGCAACGAACACCTGTTCTTCCGCGCCGTATCCACCACCGACCCGAATGCCACCTTCGGCATGTCGATCGCGGTGTTCGCGCTGATCATCTTCTACAGCATCAAGGTCAAGGGCATCGGCGGCTTCCTCGGCGAACTGACCCTGCACCCGTTCCACAGCAGCAACATCGTGGTTCAGATCATCCTGATCCCGGTGAACTTCCTGCTCGAGTTCGTGACCCTGATCGCCAAGCCGGTATCCCTGGCACTGCGTCTGTTCGGCAACATGTACGCCGGCGAGCTGATCTTCATCCTGATCGCCGTGATGTTCGGTACCGGCATCCTCTGGCTGGGCGGCATGGGTGTCGTGCTGAACTGGGCGTGGGCCGTGTTCCACATCCTGATCATCACCCTGCAGGCGTTCATCTTCATGATGCTGACCATCGTCTACCTGTCGATGGCCCACGAAGACAGCCACTGA